CAGTGACATTTGCCCAGGTACTGGCATTGATTCAGCAACCTTTTGGGCAAAATTTGAGGACATTATTAGCGAATTTTCGCCCATTAATGTGAAGCTGTTAGAAAAAAGACAACAACTACAACAGCAAATTGATCAATGGCATATTGACCATCCCACCAAAGATTTTGACCCTGCAAAATATAAAGCTTTTCTATTTGAAATAGGTTACCTGGTGCCTGAGGGTGAAGCTTTTCAAATTAGCACTGAAAATGTCGACCATGAAATTGCCGCGCAAGCGGGACCACAACTTGTAGTGCCGGTTAAAAATGCTCGCTTTGCGCTTAACGCTGCCAATGCTCGCTGGGGCAGCTTGTATGATGCGCTATATGGCACTGACGCGATATCTGAAGAAGGTGGCGCGGAGCTCACTAAACAATACAACCCGGTACGCGGCAACAAAGTTATCGCTTTTGCCAAACAACACTTAGATACCGCTTCGCCCTTAGCACAAGGCAGCCATGCCGATGTGACCCGTTATTACCTCGACGCGGGTGTGTTACGGGTGCAATTAACTGACGGCTCTACCACAACCTTAGCCCAAACCGATAAATGTGTGGGTTACCAAGGTAGTGCCGATGCACCAAGTGCTATTTTGTTAGTTAATAATGGTCTGCATATCGAAATTCAAATCGATCCAAGCAGTGTTATTGGTGGCAGTGATCGCGCTGGTGTTAAAGACTTACTGGTTGAAGCCGCTGTTACCACCATTATGGACTGTGAGGACTCTGTCGCCGCAGTGGATGCTGAAGACAAGGTTGAAATTTATCGTAATTGGTTAGGTTTGATGCAAGGTAATTTATCTGCTTCGCTGACTAAAAATGGCAAAGAGATTGTAAGAGAGCTCAATGACGATCGCGTCTATACCGCAGCTAATGTCAACCAGAGTACCAACCAGAGTGCAGAAGTAAAAACAGTCACTTTACCCGGCAGAAGTTTGCTATTTGTGCGTAATGTGGGTCACTTGATGACCATTGATGCTGTGCTGGATAAAAATGGCAACGAAGTGCCTGAAGGGATACTTGATGGCATGATCACTGTGCTTGCTGCGATGCACGACCTTAAAGGTAACAATAATGGTCGTAGTAATAGCCGCAAAGGTTCGGTGAATATTGTAAAACCTAAAATGCATGGTCCTGAAGAAGTGCAATTTACCTGTGATCTGTTTACTAAGATAGAAGATGCGCTCAAGCTTCCGCGTAATACTATTAAGGTAGGCATTATGGATGAAGAGCGCAGAACGACACTGAATTTAAAAGAGTGCATTAGGGCTGCGAAAGATCGCGTCGTGTTTATTAATACCGGCTTTCTTGACCGTACGGGTGATGAGTTGCATACCTCAATGCTAGCGGGCGCGTTTGTGCCTAAATCGGTGATGAAGCAGCAAAAGTGGATTAGTGCTTACGAAGATTGGAATGTCGATATTGGGCTTGAATGTGGCTTACAAGGTCGCGCTCAAATCGGTAAAGGCATGTGGCCAATGCCAGATGAAATGGCAGCGATGCTTGAGCAAAAAGTGGCTCATCCTAAAGCGGGCGCAAATACAGCGTGGGTGCCGTCGCCAAATGGTGCTGTGCTGCATTCTACTCATTATCACCAAATTAATGTGGCAGACGTTCAGCAACACATTAAGCAACGCCCACGTGCTAGCATTGACAGTTTGTTAACCATTCCTTTACTTGCTGAAGGGGTTACACTCACCAATGAGCAAATTGCTTTTGAACTAGAAAATAATGCCCAGGGTATTTTGGGCTATGTTGTGCGCTGGATTGATCAAGGTGTGGGTTGTTCAAAAGTGCCAGATATTAATAATGTCGGCTTGATGGAAGACAGAGCAACCTTGCGAATTTCATCGCAATATTTAACCAATTGGCTTGAGCATGGCATATGCAGTGAAGCACAAGTGATGGCCGCGTTGAAAAAAATGGCCGCTGTGGTCGATACTCAAAATGCAGGTGATCCGTTGTACACTAATATGGCGCCTCACTTTGACGGCATCGCCTTTAAAGCGGCATGCGATCTGATTTTTAAAGGCAAATCTCAACCATCTGGTTACACAGAGCCTTTGCTACATGCTTATCGAATTCAAGCTAAAGCAGGTTAATCTTTACCGTTAATACTGGCACTGAGTGACTAAATAACCTCAACTCGGGATAATAAACGCCTTTCAAGCAGTCCTTTGCCCTGCTAACTGCGTTGAATGAACTTGCAATAGGCTAGCTATTGAGGCGTTCATTCGCCTTGTTAGCAAAACAAATGACAAGTTTGAAATAGTTGAACAATAATACTTTGATATTAAGCATTTTGTTTCCATTTCTAATCCCGAGATCAGGTTATTTAGCTTATTTCAGTTAAGGAGATAGACCATGAATGTGCGCGATATTATGACCCCTAATCCGGTGTGTATTAGCCATGAGGCTAGCCTTAAAGATGCGCATCAATTAATGCAAAGCCGTAATGTGCGTCATTTACCGGTGCTCAGTGAATCAACAGGGCAGTTTATTGGCATGCTAACCCATAAAAAGATGATCGCTGTTGTATTAACCATGCTCAATAAATATGGCCAAGGGGCGTTAGATAGAAAGGAGCGCTTTACGCCTATTGCCGAGGTTATGGATACCCAAGTGCAGAAGCTCGGTTTGGACGAGCCGCTGACGGTTGTAGTGCAATATTTTATCGACAATAAACTGGGTTGTTTACCTGTGGTTGATGAACACAATAAGGTACTAGGAATTGTGACATCGTCAGATTTTGTCAAACTTTGCCAGCGCCTACTACTAACGCAAAAGTAACCATTGACTTAGTCTTTATGGTATTCGGATGAAGTGGGGCATTAATAAGTCCAGCCAGAGTATTTACCCTCTGACGGCCTAGAAAATTTAAATCAATGTAAAACAAAAAAAGCGACCTGAAGGTCGCTTTTTATTGGCTGAAAAATGCAGGGTTAGCGTTAACGACACAAATCACCAGTCGTTAAATCAATGATGATGTTTATTGTAATGACACCACAATTTCACGGAAAAATTCGATGGTTTCTTGTTTTGAATTCAGTTCATCAAGAAAGCCTAAATCGGCACTGTTTTTAACGATCACCACATTGTTTTTTTGGTTTACATAAATATATTGTCCGTATACACCGACACAGAAAAATTCACCTTGCTGTGCTTCTGGCGGTAACCAAATTTGATAGCCATATCCTAATTTTCCGACTTGCGGTTGTAGGTAATCTGCTTGCGGTGTAGTGGCGGCTTTTATCCAAGCGGCTGACACGATTTGTTTGCCATTAAATGCGCCATTATTGAGTAATAAGCGGCCAAAGCGGGCGTAGTCGCGGGTAGTAACATTTAAGCCGCCTAATGCAAATGCGCTACCTTGGGAGTCAGTAAGCCAGTAGGCATCACTTTCCATACCGATGGTGTTCCAAATGTTTTGCTGTAAAAGTTCGACTAATGATTTATTAGTTACTCGTCTTAGAATCATGCCAATAACGTGGGTGTCCATGCTGACATAATGAAATGCTTTGCCTGGGGCTGACTCATTAACCAGTTCACTGGTCATTTGATCTAACGAGCCGCCAATGGCCAGTACACGGCCCATTTTGTTAATGTCAGAATAAAAATCTAGATAGTCTTCGTTCCACTTAACCCCAGACGACATTTGCAATACGTGTTTTACTTTGACGTCGCCATAACCAGACTTGGCAAGCTCTGGCAAATAGAAGCCGACGGTTTTTTCAATATCAATGTTGCCAGCATCCACCTGCATGCCGAACAATATCGACACAAATGATTTGGCCATTGACCACGAGATACGTTTGTCATCACTTTTAGTGCCTAGAAAATATTGCTCGTAGGTTACTTTGTCATTTTTAAGCACCAGTAATGCGGTTGTTGCTCTGCGTTTAAGAAACGCTTCGGTATTAGTTGAGCTGTTTCGATAGGTAAACGATTCAGGCAAAGGCGTTAAGGCGACGTCGAACACATAAGGCTCGCCTTGTTTAACGATTTTTTTGTTAAAAAAGACATCCTTCATATTGGAGAAATTATTTACCACGAGGGATTCATCAAATAAGGTGACTACGCTGTATAAGCGATTAACGCTTTGCCAATTAAACGCAACAAGAACGATGACAATAATAAAGATGCTGAGTAAGGCAGCTTTGATGAACTTAAACAAAGTCGACATTGACGTTTCCAGGTAGATAAAATTGATGTAATGACAATAACCTATAGTCATCATCAACATAAATCAAATAGTTAACCTGCTTGTTATTGCCGACCTTGGACGTTATGCACCTTGTGTTGAAATACTCACAATATCCCCATGCGATAAAGCTGGTTTTATTCAAACATCGCCGTTAGATTTACCGCTTATATGTGGTCACTTTTGTGAATGCAAACACCGCGGTAGTGTTTATGTTTACTGTTATTCACCTTGCTGCCATTGGCTAATCTGTTATATCAGTTGTTTTAATTAACATTTATTTAACTGGGTGGTTACAGGTTTATCTATTGCTAAAGTAGGTAATAGTGATGCGCTACACATTACATCTAATGTATTGCATTGAAAAATATCATTAATTTTACATTTTTGGTTTATTTTAGCATTTCATTACTTTAGAGTATGCGCCGCTAGGAAAGCGCGTTAGCCCGACGGTAAGGTTAGGCTACATTTGAGTTAATGGATAAACCCCCTTTTTATGATTTATCCATTCTTTATATCTGCTTGAATCTCCTAGCGTAAAATAATCAAATAAAGGAATGATTGATGAAAAACGTTACTGCATTAGCACTAGTATTAGGTTTTGCTGCACTACCAGCTGTAGCTGCACAAGATGCACCATTTCAACACGAAGCGGGTTTGCAATACTCTGCTAATACTGAAGAGTTCGGTGATGGTCAATGGGATCTAAACTACCGTTTCTATTTCGATTCTGTGTCACAAGAAAAAGGCCCATATGCATTAAATGGCTTTTTAGCACAAGCTACCAATGTTGGCGCTAGCTATTCAATGATTGATGATGCTGACATTGATGTTTTCTCTGTTGATGGCACTTATGTTTTTGATTCAAAGTGGTTTGTTGGCGCTAAAGTAGAGCGTTTTGACGCTGGTGTTTTCGATACTGATATTTACCAACTTGATGTAGGTTATTACTTCAACGACAGCTCAAAAGTAGCGGCATTCTATGTTGATGGTAGTGATATTGACTCAAGCTATGGTCTTGAAGCTCGTAGCTTTATCGATCTTAAAAGCACTACTGGTATCGATTTAGGCGCTATGTGGACTCATACTGATGCTGACGATCTCTTTAATGTAAACGCTGACTGGTACGTGACTAAAGCATGGTCTGTGGGTTTAGGTTACGCAGACATCGGTTCTGATGATTTTTTCATTGCTAAAACAGCTTACTGGTTACGCATCTCTGACGCTTTTTCTGCAACATTTGAATTGTCTAAAGATCTTGATTCAGACGTAGACGGTTTCGGTGCTGCAATTGGTGTTGTTGGCCGTTTCTAAGCTAAAAGCTATCAAGAGTAGCTTATCTAAAGCTTATTGATATCGATCATTTACCCCAAAAAAAGGAGCCTTAACCAGGCTCCTTTTTTGTCTGTGTATCCATATTGTGTCTGTAATAGTGGCAAAATAATTCAGTTATAAATATCGTCTGAAACGTTACCGTGTAAATCACTGCATGCACTGCTCGACATTAACCGTTTTTAGTAGCCAACTTGGTGGCTAAAGCTTCTACTTACACACTTGGAATAAGACGTAATTATCTGATAGTCGTGTGCTTAGCGAAGGTTATTTGAGTGTTATAGATAAAAAAAAGCGAATCGATTGATTCGCTTTTGAATGTTAAAGATTCAAGTCCTGTTGTGTCTGTTGCGCTTCAGCTGTTAAGTGTTGCTGCGCTTGGTCACGAGGCTTAATCTTAACGGTCTAAGTTCATTACCTTAGTCCAGGCTGTAGTAAAGTCTTCGACAAACTTTTGCTTCGATGTATCAAACGCATACACTTCAGACACTGCACGAAGCTCCGAGTTTGAACCAAAGACTAAATCGACTGAGGTGGCAGTCCATTTTTTGTGACCTGACTGACGATCAAATCCTTCATAAATACCATCGGTTGACGATTTTTTCCAAACCGTAGACATATCAAGTAAATTGACGAAAAAGTCATTACTTAAGGTGCCCGGAGTGCTTGTGAGTACCCCATGTTTCAGACCTTTGTAATTAGCATCAAGTGCGCGTAACCCACCCACTAAAACGGTCATTTCTGGCACTGATAGGTCAAGTTGGTCTGCTTTATCAACTAACATGTCCACCGGCGACTTGTAGCTTTGCTCTGCGTCAAAGTAATTTCTAAAACCATCAGATGTTAGCTCAAGTAAACTAAAGGCATTGATATCGGTCATCGCTTGTGTGGCATCACCACGACCGGCATTAAATGGCACCGATATAGTAAAACCTGCATTTTTAGCGGCCTTTTCTATTGCAGCCGTGCCCCCTAGAACGATTAAGTCGGCCAGTGATACTTTGCTTTTACTAAACAAGCTGTCGTTGTAGTCCGCTTGAATCGCTTTTAGTGTTTTAATCACTTTAGCGGTTTCAGCCGGATTATTTACTGACCAGTCTTTTTGAGGTGCTAGTGCAATACGAGCACCGTTTGCACCACCGCGCATGTCTGAATGACGGTAACTTGCCGCAGATGCCCAAGCTACACGCACTAACTCTGACACGGTTAAGTCAGACTTTAGAATTTGTGCTTTAAGTGCTTGCACGCCATCGGCATCTATATTTGATTGTGTTTTATCATCTATAGGATCTTGCCAAATTAGACTTTCTTTAGGGACTTCTTTGCCTAAGAAATTACGTGATGGGCCCATATCTCTGTGCGTCAGTTTGTACCAAGCTTTAGCGAAAGCTAAGCGGTATTCTTCTGGATCGGCTAAAAAGCGTTCAGCAATTTTTCGATACTCAGGATCATACTTTAATGCTAAGTCAGCTGTTGTCATGACAGGAGCGTGAAACTTGCCTTTAACATGCGCATCAGGAACGGCTTTATGCAAAGACTCGTCTGTTGGGATCCATTGAATAGCGCCAGCAGGGCTATGAGTTTGTTTCCACTCAAAGGTAAGTAAATTGCTTAGATACAAAGAGGTCCATTGTGTTGGGGCTTGAGTCCAAGCACCTTCTAAACCACTGGTGATAGTGTCTTCTGAGTGGCCTTTACCGCATTTGTTTTTCCAGCCAAGGCCTTGCTCTTCGATACCCGCTGCAGCAGGTTCAGCACCTAAACAATCTTTAGACTTGTGTGCACCGTGCATTTTACCAAATGTGTGTCCACCCGCAATTAGGGCTAGGGTTTCTTCATCGTTCATCGCCATACGTTCAAAGGCCACACGAATATTTTTGGCTGAGCCCAATGGGTCTGGTACGCCTTTTGGGCCCTCTGGGTTTACGTATATTAAGCCCATGTGAGTGGCACCAAGCGGGCGCTGTAACTTGCCGCTGCTATCTTCACGGTCGCTAGCAAGCATTTCAACTTCTGGTCCCCAGTACACCATGTCTGGTTCCCAATCATCATTACGTCCACCGGCAAAACCGTAGGTTTTAAAGCCCATATTTTCAAGTGACACATTACCCGCTAACACTATCAAATCAGACCAAGAAATGGCTTCTCCATACTTCATTTTGATTGGCCAGAGTAAACGTCGTGCTTTGTCTAAACTCGCATTATCGGGCCAACTGTTGAGTGGTTCAAAACGTTGCTGGCCACCACCTGCGCCGCCGCGGCCATCAAGGGTGCGATAAGTACCTGCGCTGTGCCATGTCATGCGGATAAAAAAGGGACCATAGTTGCCATAGTCTGACGGCCACCAATCTTGAGATGTGGTCAGTAACGCATTAATGTCTAGTTTTACTTTATCAAGGTCAAGGCTGTTAAATGCCTTGGCGTAATCAAAGTTTTCGCCATAAGGATTAGAGCGCTTATCGTGATCTCGTAGCGCAGATAGATTGAGTTGATCAGGCCACCAAAATTGATTTGTTTTAGCCTGGTTTTCTAATGCTATCCCAGTTCCAACCGCTCCTTTGGGCTTAGTCATTTCTGACTTTTCGTGGTTGTTGGCGAAAGCTGAGCCGGATATAAGCAGCATGCTGACAAAACCCGCGAGTACTTTCTGATTAAATAATGGATGTTTCATTGTTAGCTTCCTTAAAGTTAACGCATCTCCGCTTCATGTGAAGATGTATGGTTACGCTAAAATACAAAACCTAATTAACCACTCAAGCTATTAACTATCTACTTGATGTACTCGAGGATTAAAATCAGGGCTTAAATGACTAAGCGAAAACAGAGTATAGGAAAGTATCTAAATGGTAGGTGCGAATAAAAACGATTGTTCTAATCTGAAAAGCTGATGCTAATGAAGAATAAAAATAAGAGGGAAGATCATAAATAAGTGGGGGGACACACTGATTATTTGCTGACTTATATCGCATTATATTTATTGGCAAGTAGTAGCAAATCAAAGCATTTATTATGCAATAGACCTGAATTCAAATAATATTTTTATGGTGACTTGAGCTGTATTTAACTAAGCTAGTAAAAATGACACGCTATTTTCTGGAGCGCTAATGAAGTATGTAGTGGCAATATTATGTTTAATTCAAAGCTCGTGGTTATTGGCTCAAGAGTATACGTTTGGG
The nucleotide sequence above comes from Shewanella sp. Arc9-LZ. Encoded proteins:
- a CDS encoding malate synthase G; translation: MTARIQVGGLHIAQALWQLVDSDICPGTGIDSATFWAKFEDIISEFSPINVKLLEKRQQLQQQIDQWHIDHPTKDFDPAKYKAFLFEIGYLVPEGEAFQISTENVDHEIAAQAGPQLVVPVKNARFALNAANARWGSLYDALYGTDAISEEGGAELTKQYNPVRGNKVIAFAKQHLDTASPLAQGSHADVTRYYLDAGVLRVQLTDGSTTTLAQTDKCVGYQGSADAPSAILLVNNGLHIEIQIDPSSVIGGSDRAGVKDLLVEAAVTTIMDCEDSVAAVDAEDKVEIYRNWLGLMQGNLSASLTKNGKEIVRELNDDRVYTAANVNQSTNQSAEVKTVTLPGRSLLFVRNVGHLMTIDAVLDKNGNEVPEGILDGMITVLAAMHDLKGNNNGRSNSRKGSVNIVKPKMHGPEEVQFTCDLFTKIEDALKLPRNTIKVGIMDEERRTTLNLKECIRAAKDRVVFINTGFLDRTGDELHTSMLAGAFVPKSVMKQQKWISAYEDWNVDIGLECGLQGRAQIGKGMWPMPDEMAAMLEQKVAHPKAGANTAWVPSPNGAVLHSTHYHQINVADVQQHIKQRPRASIDSLLTIPLLAEGVTLTNEQIAFELENNAQGILGYVVRWIDQGVGCSKVPDINNVGLMEDRATLRISSQYLTNWLEHGICSEAQVMAALKKMAAVVDTQNAGDPLYTNMAPHFDGIAFKAACDLIFKGKSQPSGYTEPLLHAYRIQAKAG
- a CDS encoding HPP family protein, with product MNVRDIMTPNPVCISHEASLKDAHQLMQSRNVRHLPVLSESTGQFIGMLTHKKMIAVVLTMLNKYGQGALDRKERFTPIAEVMDTQVQKLGLDEPLTVVVQYFIDNKLGCLPVVDEHNKVLGIVTSSDFVKLCQRLLLTQK
- a CDS encoding serine hydrolase — encoded protein: MSTLFKFIKAALLSIFIIVIVLVAFNWQSVNRLYSVVTLFDESLVVNNFSNMKDVFFNKKIVKQGEPYVFDVALTPLPESFTYRNSSTNTEAFLKRRATTALLVLKNDKVTYEQYFLGTKSDDKRISWSMAKSFVSILFGMQVDAGNIDIEKTVGFYLPELAKSGYGDVKVKHVLQMSSGVKWNEDYLDFYSDINKMGRVLAIGGSLDQMTSELVNESAPGKAFHYVSMDTHVIGMILRRVTNKSLVELLQQNIWNTIGMESDAYWLTDSQGSAFALGGLNVTTRDYARFGRLLLNNGAFNGKQIVSAAWIKAATTPQADYLQPQVGKLGYGYQIWLPPEAQQGEFFCVGVYGQYIYVNQKNNVVIVKNSADLGFLDELNSKQETIEFFREIVVSLQ
- a CDS encoding putative porin; translated protein: MKNVTALALVLGFAALPAVAAQDAPFQHEAGLQYSANTEEFGDGQWDLNYRFYFDSVSQEKGPYALNGFLAQATNVGASYSMIDDADIDVFSVDGTYVFDSKWFVGAKVERFDAGVFDTDIYQLDVGYYFNDSSKVAAFYVDGSDIDSSYGLEARSFIDLKSTTGIDLGAMWTHTDADDLFNVNADWYVTKAWSVGLGYADIGSDDFFIAKTAYWLRISDAFSATFELSKDLDSDVDGFGAAIGVVGRF
- the katG gene encoding catalase/peroxidase HPI, whose protein sequence is MKHPLFNQKVLAGFVSMLLISGSAFANNHEKSEMTKPKGAVGTGIALENQAKTNQFWWPDQLNLSALRDHDKRSNPYGENFDYAKAFNSLDLDKVKLDINALLTTSQDWWPSDYGNYGPFFIRMTWHSAGTYRTLDGRGGAGGGQQRFEPLNSWPDNASLDKARRLLWPIKMKYGEAISWSDLIVLAGNVSLENMGFKTYGFAGGRNDDWEPDMVYWGPEVEMLASDREDSSGKLQRPLGATHMGLIYVNPEGPKGVPDPLGSAKNIRVAFERMAMNDEETLALIAGGHTFGKMHGAHKSKDCLGAEPAAAGIEEQGLGWKNKCGKGHSEDTITSGLEGAWTQAPTQWTSLYLSNLLTFEWKQTHSPAGAIQWIPTDESLHKAVPDAHVKGKFHAPVMTTADLALKYDPEYRKIAERFLADPEEYRLAFAKAWYKLTHRDMGPSRNFLGKEVPKESLIWQDPIDDKTQSNIDADGVQALKAQILKSDLTVSELVRVAWASAASYRHSDMRGGANGARIALAPQKDWSVNNPAETAKVIKTLKAIQADYNDSLFSKSKVSLADLIVLGGTAAIEKAAKNAGFTISVPFNAGRGDATQAMTDINAFSLLELTSDGFRNYFDAEQSYKSPVDMLVDKADQLDLSVPEMTVLVGGLRALDANYKGLKHGVLTSTPGTLSNDFFVNLLDMSTVWKKSSTDGIYEGFDRQSGHKKWTATSVDLVFGSNSELRAVSEVYAFDTSKQKFVEDFTTAWTKVMNLDR